In Fibrobacterota bacterium, the genomic window TTGGAGCCCTTGCGGCCTTCCTTGATTGGCATCCTTTCGGTGGCGGCCGTCCTCACCATGGCGGTGGGGAACCTGGGTGCGATGCGTCAATCCAACCTGCGCCGCTTCGTCGCCTATTCCTCCATCGCCCAGGTAGGCTATTTCCTGGTGGGTTTCACCGGGGAATCCGGGGCCGCACGGGTCGCCTTGCAATACAACCTGCTGGCCTATGGCGTAACCAGCTTCGCGTTGTACTTCATCATCAGCATCATCGGCAAGGAGGGCCCGGAAACCTTGGCCGGACTGCGAGGGCTCTCCCGGCGGAGTCCGGCATTGGCCGCCTTGTTGGCCCTTACCATGTTTTCCTTGGCGGGCCTGCCCCCCTTGGCGGGTTTCCTGGGAAAGTTCCTCCTCTTCTCGGCCGCGGCGGGGGAGGGGCACTACGTGCTCGTGGCCTTCGCGCTAGGGAATGCGGTCGTGTCCTTTTACTACTACATGCTGCTGGTTAAGGAAGCCTATCTGGCGCCAGCGGATGAAGGGCGGTCGGCCATCGCCTTGTCCCTGGCGCATAAGATCGGGTTGGCGATCTTGGCTCTGCTTTTGATCGTGCTGGGCGCGTGTCCCGGGGTGCTGGGATATTTGCAAGCGGTCGCGCCCTCGGCCGGGTAACGAGGCGCCGGTTGCCGACCAAGCCCATTCCCTAATGCCGCATAGCATCCCATGGCCTATTTTTACAATTCTCAAATCCTCCCATCCAACAACGGCCGGGTTATTGGTCATTTGAGGCAGGTATCGGTTCGCCAATCGGATCTTGCTCCGAATTGAGCTAAATTTTCCCGGGGTCTATTTCCTCTTTCGGTGCTATTTCTAAGGATGAAGCGGAAGGTAAACGTCATGAAACATATTAAGCTGTCATTTTTCCCGATCCTCTTGCTACCGGCCTTGGCCCTGAACCAGGCTTTCGGATGGACCTACACCTCGCCTACCAAGACCGGGACTTGTTCCAATCTCGATGAGACCGGAAGCGCGACGGATTTCACTACGACATCCATCGTAAGCAAGACCCTTTTCCCGACCCCCGGGGTTTCGGACCCGGTGAAGATGACCTTCATCATGCCCAGCGATACGAGCACGCATGCGGACATAATCATGATCGAGCGCTTCGGGGCCGTGAAATACTACAACGCCGCGGCTAAAACCTTGACCTTGATCGGAACGGTTCCGGAAGTGAGCCATGCCACCGAGGACGGCCTCGTAGGCGTTGCCGTAGAACGGCCGTTCAAGGACCGGGTTTACGTCGTATACAGCCATCAAGTAACCGCCAACGCCGCCAACAGCATCATCAGCGGAACGTATCGCCTTTCCCGGTTCTCCATGAATCCAACCACCCATATGATGGATATGAGTTCGGAGAAGATCATCCTCGACGTGCCGAGCGCCCGTAACCGCTGGCATACCTCTGGCGCGATCGAGTTCGACAACGACGGCAACCTTTACTGGGCGGTGGGCGACAATGAAACCGCCTTCACCGGTCCGGCCAACACCCATGACCTGCGCGGTAGCATGGTCCGCATCCATCCCAATGATAACGGGGTCGGCTATACCATCCCCCCGGGCAACTTCGCCGAGGTCTGGAGCAATAAGTTCACCGCGCAAGGGCGCACGGCCCTGGCCGCCAAATACAAGGATACCACCAAGGTCCGTCCCGAGATTTATATCAAAGGCACTCGCAACAACTACACCTTTTCGGTGGATCCGTACCGCAAACAAGTCGCCTATGGCCAATGCGGCCCGGATTACGGGGGCAACTCCGAGTTCCACCACAACACCCTGACGTCCATTTTCGGCGGCTGGCCCTTCTGGTCCGGTTCCACCAACGTATTGGCTTCCCAAGCCGGCTCCGGCCAATACGACAAGAACGGGGCGTCCGAACCCACCGACAAAACGTGGTCCACCTACATCCCCGCCAACAAGGACAATCCGGTCAATACCTGGACCGCCACCATGGCCGGCGCACCCGGTCCCGGCGTGGATACCTTGCCTCCCTTCACTGCCCCGAAATATCCGTATGCGCATTCCTGCGCCATGGGCAGCGTGATCATCCATTACGATGGTCGCGTCGCCAATCCCGGAAAGCTTCCCCCGCAAATGGATAACGTGTGGCTGATGGGCGATTACGATACCCGCAAGCTCCGCCCCGCCAAGGTTGATAGCGAAGGGAATATCGTCGGAACGGTCGCGGTCAGCCCCGGCATTTTCACTACCGGCTCGGGAACCGCCAACGGGATCAGCGCCCTGGTGGATTTGCAGCAAGGCCCGGACGGGGCCTTGTACGTCGTGAATATCAATTGCCCCGGCGGCACCAGCTCGGGGGATGCGCATTACAGCGATGCCTGCTCGGGCATCGTGCGCATCGAGTATAAGGGCGCGGCCTGCGCCGACACCGCCCTCCATCCCGCCGGAAAGCTCGTGACCGGCATCGGGACCTCGGGACGGATCGAACGCGGCCCCGTGGATTGGGTTGCGGTGGGTCCCCAGATGTTTTCCGTTCTTGCCGATGGGGCGCATTCCATCCGCATCCTGGACGTCCAGGGCCGGGTGAAGGCCTCCATGCAGGGCTCGGGCCGCATGGAGTACCCCTATCCTAAAGCGCTGGTTCCCAACTCCATCTATTTCCTGGAAGTCAAATCCGTACGCGGAATCAACGTGCGCGGATTCTACTACCGCTGAATTAAATCACCATACTCCGGCGACCAAGCGCCGGAGTATGGTTGCGCAGTGCGGTACCGACAAATAAAAGCACGATACTACTTCCGGAGTGCGCTTTGCACGGCCGAG contains:
- a CDS encoding PQQ-dependent sugar dehydrogenase, which produces MKHIKLSFFPILLLPALALNQAFGWTYTSPTKTGTCSNLDETGSATDFTTTSIVSKTLFPTPGVSDPVKMTFIMPSDTSTHADIIMIERFGAVKYYNAAAKTLTLIGTVPEVSHATEDGLVGVAVERPFKDRVYVVYSHQVTANAANSIISGTYRLSRFSMNPTTHMMDMSSEKIILDVPSARNRWHTSGAIEFDNDGNLYWAVGDNETAFTGPANTHDLRGSMVRIHPNDNGVGYTIPPGNFAEVWSNKFTAQGRTALAAKYKDTTKVRPEIYIKGTRNNYTFSVDPYRKQVAYGQCGPDYGGNSEFHHNTLTSIFGGWPFWSGSTNVLASQAGSGQYDKNGASEPTDKTWSTYIPANKDNPVNTWTATMAGAPGPGVDTLPPFTAPKYPYAHSCAMGSVIIHYDGRVANPGKLPPQMDNVWLMGDYDTRKLRPAKVDSEGNIVGTVAVSPGIFTTGSGTANGISALVDLQQGPDGALYVVNINCPGGTSSGDAHYSDACSGIVRIEYKGAACADTALHPAGKLVTGIGTSGRIERGPVDWVAVGPQMFSVLADGAHSIRILDVQGRVKASMQGSGRMEYPYPKALVPNSIYFLEVKSVRGINVRGFYYR